cagcagctggagatgAACAGGGAGCTCACTCAAAAGCTGGTGACGCCACTgaacgaggaagaggaggaggaggaggaaggggcaGCAGGTGAGGCTGATGTGCTCCCTGACTTTGTGAACGATGCAGTGGACGGGCCACCAAATCCTTGGATGAAAGGGAAGCTCACCGAAGAGCCAACGAAGGAGCAAGTGAACGATGCGGCGCCTGAGGCGGCAAGCGTGTCGGCGGCGGCCgccgaggaagaggaagaggagtggGCGGCCGACAAAACAGAAGAGGAGGCCCTCCTCAGAGAGTTCGACTGCAGGAGGAAACGGCATCAAGCTCAAGAGTCCGACACGGCAGGGAGCATTTTTCAGGAGGAGATGacagaagctgcagcagaagaTTCGGGGGCTTCTGACTGCGATGAAGAAGCTCGTTCAGAGTTCAGAAGCATctccagaggaggagaagagggcTTTAAAGCGACTGAAGCAGTCAACTGTGCTGACCGCACCGATGAGTCGGCTCAGCTGGAGGAGAGGCTGATCAGGATCCGGACCGTGGAGGACCTGGAACGTCTCCCTCACGAACCGTCGGCCGAGCCCAGGGATCCTCCCACCACTAAAGCCCAACCATCTGAGGAGAAACGCGTGggcaaaagcaaaaagaagaaagggaTTGAGCTGAAAGAGGTTCTcactaaaaacacaaatattatcAAAGTTCCCCTCGCTCCGACCGGCACGGACTCTGAAGATCCAGAAGCAAAGGTGGACCAAaaaggactgatcaaggaagctTTCGCAGGAGATGACGTCATCTCAGACTTTCTTAAGGATAAAAGGAGGCAGGAGGATGAGGGGAAGCCTAAGGTGATCGACCTGACGCTGCCCGGCTGGGGCGAGTGGGGAGGCTTGGGTTTAAAGCCACCCAAAAGAAAGCGCAGAAAGGTTAGGAGTGCTCCCCCCCCACCCAGAAAAGACCAGCGTCTTCCTACTGTTATCATCACCGAGAAGAAGAATGCATCCATCAGCCTCCACCAGGTCCATTCCCTGCCCTTCCCCTTCGAGAACCACGCACAGTTTGAGAGCTGTTTCCGCTCACCGCTGGGCCGCACGTGGAACACGGAGCGTACCGTGAAGAAAGTCACCAAGCCCAGGGTGGTCACCCAGATGGGGGCCATCATCGATCCCATGGCTGAGGAGGAACTGTTAAGGAACAAGGATGCTGTTGCCAGGGAAACTAGCTCGGTGAACTCCAAGAAGAGCAGATAATGGCAACAGCAGCAATTACTGTTGTTGCCATTATCTGCGTTCATCGGGGGGCTTTTCGGTCACATATGACTGAGTACAAAAATCTATCCTTTAAATGCAGAGAATGGGACTGATTGGAAATTTGTCCAGTCACATTTATGTGAACTGATTGAGAGATTAAATGTGTAATTACCAGTGTAGTACATgccatgtgtttgtgaacaaaAGAGTGAAAGTAAGGCTGGGATGTATTAGCTTTCTGAAAAACAATTTTCACAGTTTAGGTTGGTGTGTGCTGGGCATCTGTGATAATCTTCACAATTCACGTTCACGTCTTAATTGTTTTGTATCAATGGCAACGTTTGTGTAATGCTGTGCAagcatatgcttttttttttattttttattttgctcaaTTGGCACAATAGTTTACCTAAtgtgaaaggaaggaaaactgagaCAAACTGCTTGTGAAATATTGAAGCTAcatcaataataaataaaaaaaatcagatgatCAACAATACTGGTGTATTTCCTGTAATctaagattttaaaaagcaataatCAGAATAACATTTAATATAACTGGTATAACAGAGTAAATATTATCTAGTAGCAAAATGCCTAATAAGTATTACATGCGTAATGAAATAGATCTGTATTGTAGGGATTATTCAATCTCATTTGGATTGCATCTAGGTTTCAATTCTGTCTTTTTGGATGTAAATCTTATTAACATGTCCTCATGAATTAATGTGATGATAGGGCTGATAATCTGGAAGCAAAACATCACAGTAGCATTTCAACATACAGCGATTGATTATTAAACAATTTATGGCATATATTTAGGAAGAGACTAGAAAAGTCCAACTGGCTTTCATTTGGgggaaactgaaaaaaatattaaaagaaaaaaatattaaccacAGTGGAGAAATATTAAGACATTAATATTCCAAATTTTACaaaagctgtgttttatttagattgTATACATTGATACCATAAAAAGTAAATCGTGTCCAGTGAGTATAATCTACCAGTGTTGGAAGTATAGCTGTGAGCAGACAGATGGTGGCTCTGCAGGGACATATTTGTATTTGTGAATGAAATTGTAGTTGAAATATTGCAGGGTTAATCATGTAGTCTCTGCTGCTGGGAAGAAAGACCTGTGAAATGGCAACAGGAGATGATTGCTCAGGGGGCTTTCCAGCACAGCTACAATGTCCTTAGTGTGAGAAACATTATCCAGAATAACATTAGCGGGAGTACAAAGCTTATTTAGAGGTTCAATGTTAACCTTAACCCTGGTAATGTGTGTTGCAATCTAACATTATTCCTGCTCCTAccaaatttagttttaaaatgttcactCAACCAAGAAATTGTTACTGATACTGAGATACTGAGAGGACATCTTTTAATGGATAAGATTATTACACTGTTTCTATAtagattttcatttaaaaaaaatgcatgttgaAAATATTATACTCCTGCGTAATTAACAAAACAGTTGTATtggcattaaaacatttaagccCTTCTTAAACTTGCTGACCAACTTTTTGCTTGTTTCCacgcaaaaagaaaaaaatattttgattatttttggtGCTGAGCTCCAAATCATTGAGATGTGAATTATTCCTTACGATCTCTTTAATCTTttgctccctccacagattgtCTATAAGTTTCAGGTCAGGAGGTTGGCTGGGTGACTCCAAAACATTATTACTTCCAGTCAGGAGAAACCTgttggtaaaaaagaaaagctcatTTTAAACCATAATCTGAGAGGCCTGTCAATAATTTTCGGTTTAACTGTCAAGTTTCAGCTTTTATGCATGGGTTGTGGTTGAAGTGTCTAATAGCAGCATTTCTCCTCTCTGTTCCCTGGCTCGTTCTCACAGCTATTTTTAGACCATGCAGCagtgttggggaaaaaaaaaagcgatttCACTTGGGTGAAAACTTCCCACATGGGTAAGACTGCATACTTTGGTGTCTTGATGGACTCATTGCAGAATGCAATAATAGACTATGCATCGGTTCACATAATGTTTGTCAGCCTGAATTCCCCAGAGACAATAGAGAATTGCATTAGAAATCTTCTAGTTGCAGAGCCAGTCATTCTTCACTTTGCTTTCCACTCAACCACTTCACCAGACCAATTACAACAGCCCTATACAGCTTTGTGGAATAAAaagataatttgtttttatatctcCACTGACCATAGACGCGGGAAGGGGGGGGAGTGCTGCGGGGGCTGCAGCCTCCCTCGTCATAGCATCAGCCCCCCATGGTGGGGGGCTGTGGAGTAACATGATATTGTACTTAAAAACGTGAAATTATTTacgtatttcttttttaaaagactgTGTTAGATATGGGATTAAAATGATGGGCTGCGTATAAGATATAAACTAATGATtcattaaaaagaataaaagactAGGCTACTCCCCAGGAAGTGCTTCCGCCACCATATgtctctttatatatgtctatgatCATATATGtggacgcgtcattgggcgggttctgcctatgctgcgatgcgtcagagcgtccgccatcttaaacgtggcaaatctgcagttactcagtcacttaaacagtatcagagggactttaatctctgaatatactttgtatgcgtagtatttttgtttttgtaatattacaagtttattttcgtatccctttagcttcattctcctgaatttattctcctaaagaatacattttttttttaaaataatctaaccaggccctattactccaggaatgaaataattctgcaaactgtgattattctggaaatgttccctcttaattctaataatatgacgtttttctcataacattatcacttttgtgtttgtttatttttactttattgacctaggactttttttcctcatattattaattttacctctttaatactcccccaaaaagtctgttcctaaaggttcacatgtgacatggttttataaaataatgaagaccacaatgtttagatttaacaaattgatccttatattcataacacatacacacacaaatatatatatatatatatatatatatatatatatatatatatataaagcagatccaagtagtgaaatcagccagaatacatttccatgcagctcaggaatgaggcatcttttctgattcacgttcacaataacagaactcaactttttttctgccacatacaatatggcggtgacgttgacgtgctgtctgtatatctatctatctatctatctatctatctatctatctatctatctatctatatctatatatatatatatatatatatatatatatatatatatatatatatatatatatatatatatatatataagtcacacagctatttatttggcttatttagaatgcttgaaaatctatatatgcacatctaaaattactaatatgagaaaaaaagacctaggacaataaagtaaaaaaaaaaagcaaaaaaaaaaaagtggtaatgttatgagaattatgagaattaagagggaacatttccagaattagTAATAACCCTAACCCATGGGCGATGGGTTATCATtgttatggtaaatggcttgtacttgtataaagcgttttttttttttttatataatattttatttttaaattttcagtagaaatggacaaaaacaacaacaatcaacAACAATCAGgctcagacataaaaaaaataaaaaaaattaataataataataataataataaacatttacaaCAGACAAATGAATGGAAGAATAACAAACCTGCCAGTCACAGATAAGCCGAATATACACATTGTCTCAACCAAGTCCCAGGTAAATAGTCTGGTGAGGCTCTCATCTTGTTCTGGTCATATCCAGATGGGTCAGAAATGGATCCCAGATAGCTGAGAACTTTTCAAGTGAATTAGCTCTCGTAAACCGGAGTTTCTCCATTTGTATGACAGAGGTCATATCAGTTAGCCATCTCTGAAAGGAGGGAGGAGAGGTTGAGTTCCAGTCCATCAGGATGAGCCTTTTAGCAACAATAATCCCCAGCATCAGGGATTGTCGCATTGCTGTGGGTATATTTGCTGTGGACTGTGAGCAGTATAAagcgcttttaactagtctgacgaccccaaagcacttcacactacagtcagtcattcacccattcacaccctgacggtggtgagctatgttagtagccacagctgcccgggggcagactgacagaagcaaggctgccatacatcggcgccactggccctctgaccaccggcagcaggtgaagtgtcttgcccaaggacataaTGACTGCGCCCCACATTATTATCATATCATCATATTTGGAAAAAAGAGGACTTTTAAGTAAACAACAAAGTGGGTTCAGTGAAGGAAGATCTACAGTACAGTGGATGATTTAGTAAGGTTAGCAATGAGGCAGAAAAAGCTATTAATATCATAATCATGGCTGtactatattttgttattgaaAAAGCTTGTGATTCAAAGTGGAGAGAAGGGTTGCTGGTGTATAAAATGGGCATTGGTGGTAGACTTTACAATGGGGGTTTGGATTTTCTCTCTTGTCAGACATTCCAagttaaaataagattaaatagcttgattttaaaagaaacacaaagaagagaTTTGTTgatgaaaatatttacattactTTTAAGAATACAAGGAGCTGGAATTGATGTGAAATTCTGCTGGGTTCCTGAACATGTTGGCGTAGAGGGAAATGAAAAAGCAGATGAGTTTACAATGAgagcattaaaaatgtatgatgAAATAATGAACCATTTAGAAAAGGTGTGGCCAAATCACTAATAAGAACAGCAGTGAGGGATATGCCAGAAGAAGTGGGACACCAATACTAAAGGAAGACATTATTACAGATTACAGAAATCAATTGTGGCATACTGGAATAAAATCAACTGTATATTTAATGGCTAAGTGGGTATCTAATAAATCTGATATTTGCGGTGTTTCAGAGGATGtaaaacatgttattttgaATTGTAGTAAATATGATTTTGAGAGGCGTATTACGCGTGAAAGGATGTATGAGTTGCAACGAGGATGGAACTAGCAAGGAATATTAGGTagtcaggaaaaaagaaaagggaaggaTATAAAGcgttatttacatttttaaaagatacaGGTTTCGTCCATATTTTAtcgtttattattattgttgttttgtttttgttttctacctTTTGAGAATGTAACCCGAAGTATAAATCCTGAAGTTACACGCTCCGCGCCAGTAGGTGGCAATATGCACCTGAGAACGTTGGTTGCGATTCACCATTAAACAGgggggagaagaagaagaagaagaagaagaagaagaagaagaagaagaagacctgcaggtggagctgtTTCCGCCTGACAGCGGAGCTCTGCATCTAATCGACGCGAGCAGGAAGCGGACACGGATGTTCTGGGAGGAAAGGCAGGAACaacaaagaggaggaggagtggttGCCCGGGTTTTAAACCTGTATAAAGAGAATTTGAAAGAAAGTGCATCACGTTCGTTGTAGGTGAGTGCGGTTCCTCGCGTAGTATTGTTAAAGCACCACATTTGATGTGAGCAGTGGAGGCTACCCGGTGTTAGCCGCTCCGCTCCGCTGTGCCGTAATGACAACAGTAGCTAACATTAACTAGCCGCTGTACCTTTCCACATATGGGAGATGCCCATGTGAGCATTAATGCTGGTTATATGTCGAGTCTCGTCAATCGCTTTCTCTCTGCTTGTCATGTAGCGTCGAAAGGAAGACGTTTTTGTTCCCCAGCAGCTCAGCAGATATTAATGgcgttttttttaggggaatatTAATCCGCACTGTTCCCGCTAACGGGAACCTTAATGGTACTAATGTACTAATATTCAGAAAAGTTAATTGAGTAGTTTGGGTCCTGTTTGGCAGCATGTTATGTTGGATTGAAGACACATCGGGTAATACCGTTGTGAGCAAATGCAGTAGTAAATTTATTGTGAAAagcttgaaaataaataatacagcACAATTTAAATTACATCAGCATAGTCTTTGCATggaaaattattattgttttttaacttgCTCTGTATCCGTACAGCCCATTGTAACCATAGCAATTATTGatatagaaaatgttttagacCAAGTTAGGTCTTTgttgattagatttttttaaatttaggcCTTAATGTGGTGAGGTGATTAAGCAAGTTCATAACTAGAATGAAATGTGAAAGGCACTCAGCCGACTTTCCTAACATACGGCAAtagtttacttattttaaggaaAATATCACATCCGTGATCTGTAAAAGATTTGGATTGCCTTACTGTGGTAATTTTAGGCTACGTTGTCACGTATTATACATAATATTGAGTTTTCTTCTAATTTGGAGCTGTGTATGCAGAGTGTATATCTGTTTTTGCATGACATCAGCTCACACAAAAGTGTTGTCATGTCTACTGCTTCCTGTGAAGGTGTTACAACATGCAAACCTTCCTGCTTTAAGCAACTTCTCAAGAAATAAATCAACCTCAAGCTGTCACAgacagataacaaagagtctgCGTTATTGTCTTACTATAGATATTTACACAAGCACGCTCCAAGTAAGGGAGCggtgacatctttttttttttaccaagcaAAGATTCCAGTGGATCTAAAAGGTATTTCAGTGATTGCTCATGTTAAGAGACAATTGTTGAAAAATCCCAGCTTTAAATTTCAGAAAGTATATTTACTACAGAAAATCTCATTAATTTATAAATGCTTTTTAATACAGTTACTTGTATCCCTGCTGTCAATAGTTTTACACCCATCCCGTGGCTTTTCTATAGGCTTTATCTGAGGAGACCAAGATTGGCATTGAAAAAGGTtgatgacgtgtttcatgatCAATTTCTGTTCTCATTTGGCCTTGTGGGGTTCCCAGGGTCTTTGGACCTGTTGACTTCTTCACTCTTAGTCTGCAGAGCAGTGTGGAGATCTCCCTTACCATCCCGCATGCTGCCAACCCATGTGGGTCCTCATTCAGTTTGACAGTGGCTGatagaaattattatttttttaaggttatACTATTACAATAAGATGCTCTTTAAGGCTTGTTATCCATATTTACCTGCAGTGTGTGAAAACATGAATTAGCGTTCTCATTTTCTACAGTAATCAACATcagttctgtttaaaaaaatattgctgttGTAATATTTACTGCCAAATCGACCAGTTTGAGTTCATATCAATTAGCCCGGGCACCACACGGCCTCCTTTTGTCTTCACAGTCCCACCGTGATTCGCTGTCTTTCATTTTATGATTATAGTGCCTTTGTTTCTGGCGGTCAAAGGATAATTGGGTCTGTTCTTCTCTCGCATCAGGGGGACGGAGGTTTGTTTGCATGTGAGGGCAAGTGTCAGCTGAGCCATCATGGAGAACAACGCTGAGGACGTTGAGAACAGTATGGTGAGTACGACGCCTGCATCACAGCAGTGTCTGTAAAGTGTCGGGTAATAATTATCCAGCGTTTTTGTTTACGTGCGAGTTACTTTGACGTCTTGCATAGTGGAGAACTCTCTGTATCATCAGTAAACTTTGAGGTTATTTGACCAATATTGGATCGTGTCTTTAGATTTTGTTCGCCTGTCTAATTTCTAGAGTATAATACGATTGCGTTTTACATATGGTGTTGTTTGAAAGGATCCATTCAGCTtaagctttttcctttttcacgCTGTAGTGCAACAATAGGTTTGGTTTTGCTATGAATAAAGAGAAGTAAGAAAGGCAATTATTAACAAAATTTGTCAATTAATCCAAAGTCGTGGCACCACCTGATTATCAGGAAATAGCAGGCAAAAGTTCTCAGTCTCTGTcaattattgttttatgaacAGCTGCCTGGTGAGCTGAACTATTAGAACAACAAACAAAGGAGGGAAAATGTGCACTTAAATAATTTTACTTCCacttaaatcattttaattagTCAACACGCTCCTGAACTAAGCTAGTAACCTTCAACTAAACtacaaagtaaaaaagaaatgagtATAAGAATAACTaacaaaatatggaaaataagctaataaaactgaaaccagtaataaataaaatgatgcagTGATGTCAAATCTGAGTGTGATTTATGTATGTTTAAGAATGCGTGGCTTTGTTTACAAGTTATAGTTGCAAAAATACAGTGTGAAAGCAaacgagacaaaaaaaatctgcttttagtGCGGACCAACCAAGAAGACTAAAGGACTATCCTGATGTGAATCTCCCTTAATGTTGTGTCAACGGTTTTTGACTCCATGGTGGCATCGCCCATCTTCTATTTgttgtggtttgttggagcagtaTCTTATGAGATGAACAGGATCCCCCCTCCACCCTGTTGGACAGTGTCTCCTACCCTATGAATGGAGTTGTtacagagctggagagctccttcagggACAGACTGCTGCAGCAGATGTACAAAGGACcgtcactgctcccaacaaattCAATACATGTTTCCATCTCTGCTGTTAATtgcattttccccatttttcatttttctgaatttctccactgtgttTTTGGTGGGGCGGGATGCCCCCCTTGTAGAATAGTAAGGGATGCACTGATCTCTGTACCTCCTGTAGCGTAACCACAGACCTATGGGTTTTGACTTTTATCACTGAACTCTGCTTAAaccttctccacaactttctctgtgacctgtctgctgtgttccttggctTCCATGATGCTTTGTGTTTAGTAATGTTCTCTCATTTTTCTATGGTctccacagaaaaaaatgtaaagtgcaattaaaatatacagcgatatttactaattaggtgacatCTGAAGTCAGTAGGTTGCACTAGGTTTTACTTAGGgatgttaaatattaaaattaaaggCTCTatccacatttttcagatttattaaaaaataattaaaaacaatatacaATTTCACTTTTTATCTTCCATTATGCTCCGTGTTAAATCTGTCACATTCGGTTCTGGTAAAATACCTTAAAGTTTGCTGttggaatgtaaaaaaaaaaaaaaaaaaaaagacgtgaaAAATCAGCACTTCCGTTATGTAAAGGTTTACTAATTGGCTGTTCCAGTAAATCTGGGCGTTTCCTTCACCGCTGGGGAGCAGAGTCAAAGTCCCTCTTTACTGCCTTGAAAAACTTGTTTTACTCTACAGCAGCTGTACTTGTATAGGGCTCAGAGGGTACAGCAGTCGTCATGCAATTGGAACGTTGTGTGTtaaattccagcttcctcctgtcacatgtcaacgcgcccctgggcaaggcacttgaCATATTCGCGAGTGCACTTGTGTGCTATAGTGTAAAACACGTTGTCATACACTATAATCAGTCTGTATGACAAGAAAAGCGCTTTATGAATCCAGTTCATTTAACATTTGTATCGTCAAATATCACCTGACaattagagatgcactgataCGATACCCGAATAGGATATCGTCTCCGATATTGACGAATTAGCCGGATTGGATATCGGATGATTGATGCCAATACCGCATTGTGatgctgtcatttttttctttttattaatattatacaCAGCAACACAGTTACAGAGATTTAATTACTTCCATATGTTTGCATCCGTGGTTACACAGAACACGCACAGCAGCTAGCggtgagcaaacacagagcaacatggacCAAGTGCCGGGCCGAGCCAAGTCTGCTGTTTGGAAAATTTCAAACTTGACGCCAACAAGTCCGACTGCAAACATGCAGCATCAGCAATGAATAAGTTGCGAGGGGTGGTGAtaaagttggtaaattcaacaccacaaacttaaataagcacctccaaaagcaccaggctattaatgtttatttcaagcctgataacttcactcacatggcaaggtacatgatttattcattcaacagtagtaCCAGATCGGTATCGGTGATCGGCTGGTGTCGCATCGGATGGATGGGGAAAAActggattggtgcatctctgctGACAATAAAACACAACCTATTTGTTTCATACTGCATAATATTAGTAACCATTTGTGGTCTGATTGCTGTTTTATCGTGTAAATAATCCTTTTCCTATACGCACTGTTCCAGTGTTGCTAAATGCCGGTTAATGTAACACCCGTTGACTCTGCATGGTGTGTCCTTGGCCTTATTCCCAGGCCATTGAAACAATGCAGCACAGAATACAGCGAGATCCTTTTTCACTGCAGCCTGTTTGAATGTTCGGTTAGCGCTGACAGTTCACATCGAATTTCTGGCAATGCCTCCCGTCGAGCTTGGGCTGTATCTGGATGAAGGGCTTCTTGTTCTCGATGTGACAAGCGTCAACCTGCCTCACTGTCTGGCCCTTCaagtttaaacatttgtttttttctgaatcttGAGTTTTGCTCTGTCAGAGCCGACCCTCGGGGTGATTTACAGTGAGGAAAGTGTAAAACGCGGCCGCTGCACCCCTTGTGGCTCTGAGATGCAGGTCATGGAAGTGGGAAGTTggctgttttctgtttctgatttAGTAATGAGGGTCTAATGCTGGTTTCATTCACAGTGCAGGTGGCATGCTGCTCCATACCCTGATGAAGTTTTCCAACTGTTGCACAACAGCTGTTCTGATCCGTGTTTAGCTGAGCCCAAAGCTGTAAGCTCTGTCACTGCTTGCTGCCCC
This Fundulus heteroclitus isolate FHET01 chromosome 19, MU-UCD_Fhet_4.1, whole genome shotgun sequence DNA region includes the following protein-coding sequences:
- the si:dkey-251i10.3 gene encoding U3 small nucleolar RNA-associated protein 14 homolog A; the encoded protein is MAHVRVRCSVICIMAKVSKKKGSKKIKKVVMSVEEQPPVNEEEEEEAGMAGAEGDIGSSGEDEGEDERKRQKLLQAISALGGKRKKALGERSEAAVDMSEFSVNPEDGPGKVQLSDLMGTLEKTPAVPAKTRKLLENLQRNKKTVDSPLSKQETERIQRGMAFQKAATEVSRWDSVITQNQRAEQLLFPLNQEPAGPRPIERLVAGWKAQTPLEQEVFALLSANKQPFTDPILTPAEEASVKAMSLEEAKIRRAELQKARALQSYYEAKARREKKIKSKKYHKVQNKVKRKGLLKHIEQMIKTDPAAAMQELNKMELARMQERMSLKHQNSSKWAKSKAIMAKYDEEARKAMQQQLEMNRELTQKLVTPLNEEEEEEEEGAAGEADVLPDFVNDAVDGPPNPWMKGKLTEEPTKEQVNDAAPEAASVSAAAAEEEEEEWAADKTEEEALLREFDCRRKRHQAQESDTAGSIFQEEMTEAAAEDSGASDCDEEARSEFRSISRGGEEGFKATEAVNCADRTDESAQLEERLIRIRTVEDLERLPHEPSAEPRDPPTTKAQPSEEKRVGKSKKKKGIELKEVLTKNTNIIKVPLAPTGTDSEDPEAKVDQKGLIKEAFAGDDVISDFLKDKRRQEDEGKPKVIDLTLPGWGEWGGLGLKPPKRKRRKVRSAPPPPRKDQRLPTVIITEKKNASISLHQVHSLPFPFENHAQFESCFRSPLGRTWNTERTVKKVTKPRVVTQMGAIIDPMAEEELLRNKDAVARETSSVNSKKSR